In Microbacterium soli, a single window of DNA contains:
- the dctP gene encoding TRAP transporter substrate-binding protein DctP — MKEKLNGRRRRLISSVGLMAAATLLLASCAGADSGKGDDDTGALADFDPVTLSYADVGAESTNGPPFQAFADEVAEATDDKVTFEGFFSGSLLGAADSLGGVQSGTADLSYVGAGSFPTEIPIAHWNNAMGSVSSSAYPLSILQGFIAQQEWALSDEELTAELDANNVMVIWNSLPDTRTSLICTTPVRTAEEAKGKRLGTFGTPPSLPEMEKLGFTIVQLSPVEYYEGLQRGVVDCVAGTPTAAITYSLFEVAKYWTFADFNGAAGTYTMANKEKFESLPAEAQDAIWDAIPTWLVERGKEWVKNYGALVTAQKENGITFYDPDEAFRDIVTEEQAKAYEALADSAPDTVADPKAFLENYRSIYDKWEDRLSKDLDLPTEHDGETLDQIANWDADAIDWDAYHDMLVEVFDAHRPTA, encoded by the coding sequence ATGAAAGAGAAACTCAACGGACGTCGGCGCAGGCTGATCTCCTCGGTCGGCCTGATGGCGGCGGCGACGCTGCTGCTCGCCTCCTGCGCCGGCGCGGACAGCGGCAAGGGAGACGACGACACCGGCGCGCTGGCGGACTTCGATCCGGTGACGCTCTCGTACGCGGACGTCGGGGCGGAATCGACGAACGGCCCCCCGTTCCAGGCGTTCGCGGACGAGGTGGCGGAGGCCACCGACGACAAGGTGACGTTCGAGGGCTTCTTCAGCGGCTCGCTGCTCGGCGCCGCGGACTCCCTCGGCGGCGTGCAGAGCGGCACGGCCGACCTCAGCTACGTCGGCGCGGGTTCGTTCCCGACGGAAATCCCGATCGCGCACTGGAACAACGCGATGGGTTCGGTTTCGAGCTCCGCCTACCCGCTCTCGATCCTGCAGGGCTTCATCGCGCAGCAGGAGTGGGCTTTGAGCGACGAGGAGCTGACGGCTGAGCTGGACGCGAACAACGTCATGGTGATCTGGAACTCGCTGCCCGACACGCGCACGAGCCTCATCTGCACCACCCCCGTGCGGACGGCGGAGGAGGCGAAGGGGAAGCGCCTCGGCACCTTCGGGACGCCGCCGAGCCTCCCCGAGATGGAGAAGCTCGGCTTCACCATCGTGCAGCTGAGCCCGGTGGAGTACTACGAGGGACTCCAGCGCGGCGTGGTCGACTGCGTTGCGGGCACCCCGACCGCGGCGATCACCTACAGCCTCTTCGAGGTCGCCAAGTACTGGACCTTCGCGGACTTCAACGGCGCGGCCGGCACGTACACGATGGCGAACAAGGAGAAGTTCGAGTCGCTGCCGGCCGAGGCGCAGGACGCGATCTGGGACGCCATTCCCACCTGGCTCGTCGAGCGAGGCAAGGAATGGGTGAAGAACTACGGCGCGCTCGTCACCGCCCAGAAGGAGAACGGCATCACGTTCTACGATCCGGACGAGGCGTTCCGCGACATCGTGACCGAGGAGCAGGCGAAGGCCTACGAGGCGCTCGCCGATTCCGCCCCCGACACGGTCGCTGATCCGAAGGCGTTCCTCGAGAACTACCGCTCGATCTACGACAAGTGGGAGGATCGCCTCTCGAAGGATCTCGACCTGCCGACCGAGCACGACGGCGAGACCCTCGACCAGATCGCGAACTGGGACGCCGACGCGATCGACTGGGACGCGTACCACGACATGCTCGTCGAGGTCTTCGACGCGCACCGCCCGACCGCGTAA
- a CDS encoding alpha/beta hydrolase → MATTHSPETLTLQGNGLSLTGDYWAGNGDASRPTLIFLHGGGQTRHSWDSTAGSLAQQGWSSYTVDLRGHGDSGWSEDGTYAIEDYAADTVALMRSLGAARPVLVGASMGGLASLTAQSDHPDLARALVLVDIVPRTSTEGVKRITQFMVGHSDGFANLEEVADAIAEYTGRERRLNPEGLQKNVRLRADGRWYWHWDPRMMQPGPQSEGRAPDADALLERASRIEVPTLIVRGGKSDVIDEAGVKELEGVLRRPYSTVVNDARHMIAGDDNKSFASAVDAFLNDVVLSPAGDA, encoded by the coding sequence ATGGCAACAACACACTCACCCGAAACCCTCACGCTTCAGGGCAACGGACTCTCGCTGACGGGAGACTACTGGGCCGGCAACGGCGACGCCTCGCGGCCGACCCTCATTTTCCTCCACGGGGGCGGTCAGACGCGGCACTCCTGGGACAGCACCGCGGGCAGCCTCGCGCAGCAGGGGTGGAGCTCCTACACCGTCGATCTGCGCGGACACGGGGACTCGGGCTGGTCGGAGGACGGCACCTACGCCATCGAGGACTACGCGGCCGATACCGTGGCGCTCATGCGCTCGCTCGGCGCCGCCCGCCCCGTCCTCGTCGGCGCCTCGATGGGCGGCCTCGCCTCCCTCACGGCGCAGTCCGACCATCCCGACCTCGCGCGCGCCCTCGTGCTCGTCGACATCGTGCCGCGCACCTCCACGGAGGGCGTGAAGCGGATCACCCAGTTCATGGTGGGCCACAGCGACGGCTTCGCGAACCTCGAGGAGGTCGCCGACGCCATCGCGGAATACACGGGTCGCGAGCGCCGGCTCAACCCGGAGGGCCTGCAGAAGAACGTGAGGCTGCGCGCGGACGGCCGCTGGTACTGGCACTGGGACCCGCGGATGATGCAGCCCGGTCCGCAGAGCGAGGGCCGGGCCCCCGACGCGGACGCCCTCCTCGAACGCGCGTCGCGCATCGAGGTGCCGACCCTCATCGTGCGCGGCGGCAAGTCCGACGTCATCGACGAGGCGGGCGTGAAAGAGCTCGAGGGCGTGCTCAGAAGGCCCTACAGCACCGTCGTGAACGATGCGCGCCACATGATCGCCGGCGACGACAACAAGAGCTTCGCGAGCGCCGTGGACGCGTTCCTCAACGACGTCGTGCTCAGCCCCGCGGGCGACGCGTAG
- a CDS encoding SDR family NAD(P)-dependent oxidoreductase: MKLAGGSALVTGGVGGFGEATVRRLVDAGAKVVIADLDEQRGNDLVAQLGADKAKFVKTDATSEESVGAAVAAAQEFGPLRFAVIAHGGPAAGARIVNRQGEPYPVETFRRTVEIFLVATYNILSQAAAAMSQNEPLESGQRGLVIMTASIAGFEGQVGQTDYSAAKGGVIGLTLTAARDLAPAGVRVMTIAPGTFFTRAYGDVPREAIEERFGKIVPNPKRLGEADEYAQLALHIAENDYLNGTVIRIDGAQRFNM; the protein is encoded by the coding sequence ATGAAACTAGCAGGTGGCTCGGCGCTCGTGACCGGCGGGGTCGGCGGCTTCGGAGAGGCGACCGTCCGCCGGCTCGTCGACGCCGGCGCGAAGGTGGTCATCGCCGACCTCGACGAGCAGCGCGGCAACGACCTCGTCGCGCAGCTCGGCGCCGACAAGGCGAAGTTCGTGAAGACCGACGCGACGAGCGAGGAGTCGGTGGGGGCCGCGGTCGCCGCCGCCCAGGAGTTCGGCCCGCTCCGCTTCGCCGTGATCGCTCATGGCGGGCCGGCCGCGGGCGCGCGGATCGTCAACCGTCAGGGGGAGCCCTACCCCGTGGAGACCTTCCGCCGCACCGTGGAGATCTTCCTCGTCGCGACCTATAACATCCTGAGCCAGGCGGCGGCGGCGATGTCGCAGAACGAGCCGCTCGAATCGGGTCAGCGCGGCCTCGTCATCATGACGGCTTCGATCGCCGGATTCGAAGGCCAGGTGGGCCAGACCGACTACTCCGCGGCGAAGGGCGGCGTCATCGGCCTCACGCTGACCGCCGCGCGCGACCTCGCTCCCGCGGGCGTGCGCGTGATGACGATCGCGCCCGGCACCTTCTTCACGCGGGCGTACGGCGACGTTCCGCGCGAGGCCATCGAGGAGCGCTTTGGCAAGATCGTCCCGAACCCGAAGCGGCTCGGCGAGGCTGATGAGTACGCGCAGCTCGCGCTGCACATCGCCGAGAACGACTACCTCAACGGAACGGTGATCCGCATCGACGGAGCCCAGCGCTTCAACATGTGA
- a CDS encoding thiolase family protein translates to MTDPVIVAGARTAVGTANKGTLANTTAEELGLAVLTETVARSGLDPERFDDVLFAESLYGGGAVARHAAVQAGMLTVPGAALNRHCAGSLSTIGLAAAQIKSGMEDAIVAGGVQATSLGPVLKQRVPGLRGVYQDPWMPPTHPNRADAPNNDMSISVGWNTAKYAELSREEMDAWAFRSHQRAVDAIDRGLFEDEIFPISVKNWSGDTVEFSVDEHPRRDTTLERLASLRVIHPEIEGFSITAGNASGVNDAAAAVAVTSSDLAASEGLTPLATIRAWTAVGIDPALMGVGALHAITRVLGKAGIEVPDVAVWEINEAFASVPAAACKLLGIDEEIVNIHGSGCSIGHPVAASGARMVNTLIRDLQRRGGGIGVAAMCAGGGQAGALVIEVQS, encoded by the coding sequence ATGACCGATCCTGTCATCGTCGCCGGGGCCCGCACCGCAGTCGGTACGGCCAACAAGGGAACACTCGCGAACACGACGGCCGAGGAGCTCGGCCTCGCGGTCCTCACCGAGACCGTCGCGCGGAGCGGGTTGGATCCGGAGCGCTTCGATGACGTCCTCTTTGCGGAATCCCTCTACGGCGGCGGAGCCGTCGCCCGCCACGCCGCGGTCCAAGCGGGGATGCTGACCGTGCCCGGCGCCGCCCTGAACCGGCACTGCGCGGGCAGCCTCAGCACGATCGGCCTCGCGGCCGCGCAGATCAAGTCGGGCATGGAGGACGCGATCGTCGCCGGAGGCGTGCAGGCGACGTCCCTCGGCCCCGTGCTCAAGCAGCGCGTCCCCGGCCTCCGCGGCGTCTATCAGGATCCGTGGATGCCGCCGACCCACCCGAACCGGGCGGACGCGCCGAACAACGACATGTCGATCTCCGTCGGCTGGAACACGGCGAAGTACGCCGAGCTGTCCCGCGAAGAGATGGACGCGTGGGCGTTCCGCAGCCACCAGCGCGCCGTCGACGCGATCGACCGGGGCCTGTTCGAGGACGAGATCTTTCCCATCTCGGTGAAGAATTGGAGCGGCGACACCGTCGAGTTCTCCGTCGACGAGCACCCCCGCCGCGACACGACGCTGGAACGCCTCGCGTCGCTTCGCGTCATCCACCCCGAAATCGAGGGCTTCTCGATTACCGCCGGCAACGCGAGCGGAGTCAACGACGCGGCGGCCGCGGTCGCGGTGACCAGTTCGGATCTCGCGGCCAGCGAGGGCCTCACGCCGCTGGCGACGATCCGGGCGTGGACCGCGGTCGGCATCGATCCGGCGCTCATGGGGGTCGGCGCACTGCACGCCATCACGCGCGTGCTCGGCAAGGCCGGCATCGAGGTGCCCGACGTCGCCGTCTGGGAGATCAACGAGGCGTTCGCCTCCGTGCCAGCGGCGGCCTGCAAGCTCCTCGGCATCGACGAGGAGATCGTGAACATCCACGGCAGCGGCTGCTCGATCGGCCATCCGGTCGCCGCCTCCGGCGCGCGGATGGTCAACACCCTGATCCGCGATCTGCAGCGGCGCGGCGGCGGCATCGGCGTCGCCGCGATGTGCGCCGGCGGCGGCCAGGCGGGAGCCCTCGTCATCGAGGTGCAGTCTTGA
- a CDS encoding PaaI family thioesterase, translating into MTPGDASPRAALVDTADKALLARHNPWSLTGVPMDAARPGAYVQRPGPWFRSDRGDFAWASLGMLVDHGLSMVLLDGHPPGMNGMVTTELSIDFAPGIEPADGAFDLDTHVVGTSPAGGLSTGQVRDAAGAVIATASLSGRYLPVPEGGYFEMPRAPEETVPLSAMLPMPLEATGDGVIGTLASPRWLANPRGIMHGGIHTIALERVAREAIGDEPWRPASIRVAFLRGIPVDDELTVTATRVHSGRSLAVVRSESRRLDGKLAGVATISYALR; encoded by the coding sequence TTGACGCCAGGCGACGCGAGCCCTCGCGCGGCTCTGGTCGACACGGCCGACAAGGCCCTCCTGGCCCGGCACAACCCGTGGTCGCTCACCGGGGTCCCGATGGACGCTGCACGTCCGGGAGCGTACGTGCAGCGTCCGGGGCCCTGGTTCCGGAGCGACCGCGGCGACTTCGCCTGGGCCTCCCTCGGGATGCTCGTGGATCACGGCCTCAGCATGGTGCTCCTCGACGGTCATCCGCCGGGCATGAACGGCATGGTCACCACGGAGCTGTCGATCGACTTCGCCCCGGGGATCGAGCCCGCGGACGGCGCATTCGACCTGGACACGCACGTCGTCGGCACGAGCCCCGCGGGCGGGCTGTCGACGGGGCAGGTACGCGACGCGGCGGGCGCCGTGATCGCAACCGCGTCGCTCAGCGGCCGATACCTCCCCGTCCCCGAAGGGGGATACTTCGAGATGCCTCGCGCCCCGGAGGAGACGGTGCCGCTCTCCGCGATGCTGCCGATGCCGCTGGAAGCCACCGGCGACGGCGTCATCGGCACGCTCGCGTCGCCGCGATGGCTCGCCAATCCGCGGGGCATCATGCACGGCGGCATCCACACCATCGCGCTCGAGCGCGTGGCGCGCGAGGCGATCGGCGACGAGCCGTGGCGTCCGGCGTCGATACGCGTCGCGTTCCTGCGGGGTATCCCCGTCGACGACGAGCTCACCGTGACCGCGACCCGCGTCCACTCCGGTCGCTCGCTCGCGGTCGTGCGGTCGGAGTCGCGCCGGCTCGACGGCAAGCTCGCCGGCGTCGCGACGATCTCCTACGCGCTGCGCTGA
- a CDS encoding amidohydrolase family protein: MNETADVRVLREARMPDGRLADVELQAGRIRSIRPASPRPRTAATAPPRPATAAPRPGTAGTAAPSSGTPGTVRTAGTAGAVIECGGAHLLPGLIDHHIHLLALAAALESVDCSPRAAPDPASLGRALRAAAPDAHGWIRGVGYDESTAGSLDARALDRFGPRGPVRLQHRSGALWILNSAALTRLDPDRAPAGVVERDPAGAPTGRIWRGDEWLRSQLPRSERLPLARVGAELARLGVTEVTDATPGARDAGLIARARASGALPQRVTLLGEPGEVPPEVRLGPRKIVLGDSGLPAVDELVAEIARARAARRAVAVHCVTREALVLLLAALARIGARPGDRVEHAAVVPPELIPMIRDLGLAVVTQPGFLWHRGDRYLAEVDADDTPHLYRHRTLLDAGIPVVASSDAPYGPVNPWTVMHDAVHRRAPGGAVLGPRDRVTAAQALAGYLSPADDLGAVLGIAAALLAPRGRSALIRPGMRADLILTETPALDAIAQGRRDPVILTLVDGRVAAGR; encoded by the coding sequence ATGAATGAGACCGCCGACGTCCGGGTGCTTCGCGAGGCGCGGATGCCCGACGGGCGCCTCGCCGACGTCGAGTTGCAGGCGGGGCGCATCCGCTCGATACGCCCCGCCTCGCCCCGCCCCCGGACCGCCGCAACCGCCCCGCCCCGCCCCGCGACCGCCGCGCCCCGCCCCGGCACCGCCGGCACCGCCGCGCCCAGCTCCGGGACCCCCGGAACCGTGAGGACCGCCGGAACCGCCGGGGCCGTAATCGAGTGCGGCGGGGCGCACCTGCTTCCCGGGCTGATCGACCACCACATCCACCTCCTCGCCCTCGCCGCGGCGCTCGAGTCCGTCGACTGCTCGCCCCGCGCCGCGCCCGACCCGGCATCCCTCGGCCGGGCCCTTCGCGCGGCCGCGCCAGACGCGCACGGCTGGATCCGGGGCGTCGGATACGACGAGTCCACGGCGGGATCCCTCGACGCCCGCGCCCTCGACCGGTTCGGGCCGCGCGGCCCGGTGCGCCTGCAGCACCGCAGCGGAGCCCTCTGGATCCTCAACTCGGCGGCGCTGACGCGGCTCGACCCGGATCGGGCGCCCGCCGGCGTCGTCGAGCGCGATCCGGCCGGCGCGCCCACCGGGCGCATCTGGCGCGGCGACGAGTGGCTCCGCTCGCAGCTCCCCCGCTCCGAACGCCTGCCGCTCGCGCGAGTCGGCGCGGAACTCGCCCGCCTCGGCGTGACCGAGGTGACCGATGCCACCCCGGGCGCGCGCGACGCGGGCCTCATCGCGCGCGCTCGCGCGAGCGGCGCGCTCCCGCAACGGGTGACGCTGCTCGGGGAGCCCGGAGAGGTGCCCCCGGAGGTCCGCCTGGGCCCGCGCAAGATCGTGCTCGGAGACTCGGGCCTCCCCGCCGTCGACGAGCTGGTCGCGGAGATCGCGCGAGCACGGGCCGCCCGCCGCGCGGTCGCCGTGCACTGCGTGACCCGGGAGGCGCTCGTGCTCCTCCTGGCCGCGCTCGCGCGCATCGGGGCACGGCCGGGCGACCGCGTCGAGCACGCCGCCGTCGTGCCTCCCGAGCTCATCCCGATGATCCGCGACCTCGGCCTCGCCGTGGTCACCCAGCCCGGTTTCCTCTGGCACCGGGGCGACCGGTATCTCGCCGAGGTCGACGCGGACGACACCCCGCACCTGTACCGGCACCGGACGCTCCTCGACGCCGGGATCCCGGTCGTCGCGTCCAGCGACGCGCCCTACGGCCCCGTCAACCCGTGGACCGTGATGCACGATGCGGTGCACCGCCGCGCGCCCGGTGGCGCCGTCCTCGGGCCGCGCGATCGGGTGACGGCGGCGCAAGCCCTCGCGGGATACCTGAGCCCCGCCGACGATCTCGGCGCGGTCCTCGGAATCGCCGCGGCGCTCCTCGCTCCGCGGGGCCGCTCCGCCCTCATCCGCCCGGGAATGCGGGCGGACCTCATCCTGACCGAGACGCCGGCGCTCGACGCCATAGCGCAGGGCCGGCGCGATCCCGTGATCCTCACCCTCGTCGACGGCCGCGTCGCCGCGGGGAGGTGA
- a CDS encoding VOC family protein has translation MAIGRLFHIIHLTDDLPALEAWYDDVFSVRRGFLDHHYMEGERRDASLVLLGDSVIEPLAPAFRVDDWAEYPLGRFYNRFGTHWHSIAWYTDDAGEIWQRLTDAGVRVYIEGGKLTDTRPGPDSAIMTHPKDTLTQLEFMRPNGVVEENDPRLKPDWDPNWWINNHPIQTPGLAYTTVLTKDLDRAEQVYGELLGGTVLHKGSSELTGTDDVYVQVGDTVVQLSKPNTDGTIAAADFEKNREIHHAAAFKVLDLDKTKEYLEEKGIKTVARDDQTLISDPATTHGVPFRWTTWDVPGGPRDGK, from the coding sequence ATGGCGATTGGACGCCTCTTCCACATCATCCACCTGACGGACGACCTGCCCGCGCTCGAAGCCTGGTACGACGACGTGTTCAGCGTTCGCCGCGGCTTCCTCGACCACCACTACATGGAGGGCGAGCGGCGCGACGCCTCCCTCGTGCTGCTCGGCGACTCGGTCATCGAACCGCTCGCGCCCGCGTTCCGCGTCGACGACTGGGCGGAGTATCCGCTCGGGCGCTTCTACAACCGCTTCGGCACGCACTGGCACTCGATCGCCTGGTACACGGACGACGCCGGCGAGATCTGGCAGCGGCTGACGGACGCGGGCGTGCGCGTGTACATCGAGGGAGGCAAGCTCACGGACACGCGCCCGGGCCCGGACTCCGCGATCATGACGCACCCGAAGGACACCCTCACCCAGCTCGAGTTCATGCGCCCGAACGGCGTCGTCGAGGAGAACGACCCGAGGCTGAAGCCGGATTGGGATCCGAACTGGTGGATCAACAACCATCCGATCCAGACGCCCGGCCTCGCCTACACGACCGTGCTGACGAAGGATCTGGATCGCGCCGAGCAGGTGTACGGCGAACTGCTCGGCGGCACGGTGCTCCACAAGGGATCCTCCGAGCTCACCGGCACCGACGACGTCTACGTGCAGGTGGGCGACACGGTGGTGCAGCTGTCGAAGCCGAACACGGACGGCACGATCGCCGCGGCCGACTTCGAGAAGAACCGCGAGATCCATCACGCGGCCGCCTTCAAGGTGCTCGACCTCGACAAGACGAAGGAGTACCTGGAGGAGAAGGGGATCAAGACGGTCGCCCGCGACGACCAGACGCTCATCAGCGATCCGGCGACGACGCACGGCGTTCCTTTCCGCTGGACCACGTGGGACGTGCCGGGCGGCCCGCGCGACGGCAAGTAG
- a CDS encoding acyl-CoA dehydrogenase family protein: protein MDFSKIELSPEHERLRTEIRDFVREYFTPDAYEHEHETGDAFNERIHLALGERGWIQPTWPKERGGAGLDRLGAKILDLELKKTRLPMIALGTTNLVSKAVERYGNPKIRAEVLAGVAKGTVRFSLGYTEPDGGSDIAGAKTKAVRDGDEWIINGSKMFTTGAHTTQYTFLITRTDPTQPKHKGLTMFLLPLDLPGVEIQGIWAYSGERTNIVYYDDVHVSDDYRLGEVNGGWSVLHGPLDEEHSIGGGEDDGLDEPSIGTNFIRDLSYALDDTAEWARTARADGSRPADEDGVLERIGALTARYEAAVITPGPAGRIAGAETLVEGSAELLDLIGREALISRNGDGAIGNGQIDYAHRYAQGTATYAGTVEVFRTIIAQHVLGLPRPNYPGSRDFGVSASTKLS from the coding sequence ATGGATTTCAGCAAGATCGAGCTCAGCCCGGAGCATGAACGGCTCCGGACGGAGATTCGCGACTTCGTGCGCGAGTACTTCACGCCGGATGCGTACGAGCACGAGCACGAGACCGGCGACGCGTTCAACGAAAGGATCCACCTGGCGCTCGGCGAGCGGGGCTGGATTCAGCCCACGTGGCCCAAGGAGCGCGGCGGGGCCGGCCTGGACCGTCTCGGGGCGAAGATCCTCGACCTCGAACTCAAGAAGACGCGGCTGCCGATGATCGCGCTCGGCACCACCAACCTCGTCTCGAAGGCGGTGGAGCGCTACGGCAACCCGAAAATCCGCGCCGAGGTCCTCGCCGGCGTGGCGAAGGGCACGGTCCGGTTTAGCCTGGGGTACACCGAGCCGGACGGCGGCTCGGACATCGCGGGCGCGAAGACCAAGGCCGTCCGCGACGGCGACGAGTGGATCATCAACGGCTCGAAGATGTTCACCACGGGCGCCCACACGACGCAGTACACCTTCCTGATCACCAGGACCGACCCGACGCAGCCCAAGCACAAGGGCCTGACGATGTTCCTGCTGCCGCTGGATCTTCCCGGGGTCGAGATCCAGGGGATCTGGGCGTACAGCGGCGAGCGCACCAACATCGTCTACTACGACGACGTGCACGTGAGCGACGACTACCGGCTCGGCGAGGTCAACGGCGGCTGGAGCGTGCTCCACGGTCCCCTGGACGAGGAGCACAGCATCGGCGGGGGAGAGGACGACGGGCTCGACGAGCCGTCGATCGGCACGAACTTCATCCGCGACCTCTCCTACGCGCTCGACGACACGGCGGAGTGGGCGCGAACCGCGCGCGCCGACGGCTCGCGCCCGGCCGACGAGGACGGTGTGCTCGAACGGATCGGCGCGCTCACCGCCCGCTACGAGGCGGCCGTGATCACGCCGGGGCCGGCCGGACGCATCGCCGGTGCGGAGACCCTCGTCGAGGGCTCGGCCGAGCTGCTCGATCTGATCGGGCGGGAAGCGCTGATCTCCCGGAACGGGGACGGCGCGATCGGCAACGGGCAGATCGACTACGCCCACCGTTACGCGCAGGGGACCGCGACCTACGCCGGGACCGTCGAGGTGTTCCGCACGATCATCGCGCAGCACGTCCTGGGGCTGCCCAGGCCGAACTATCCGGGGTCGCGCGACTTCGGGGTGTCGGCATCCACCAAGCTCTCCTGA
- a CDS encoding acyl-CoA dehydrogenase family protein yields MDPNELRRIDFSLSEEQEAIRELFADFFEKQSPTTTVRAAEPTGFDPQLWEQLLELGVTQMGVPEEQGGDGVGISELVIIAEEFGRALAPVPLLEHVVATRLLAAAGDDSVGELLAAAMAGERILGLAIDPLTGRQLVSSAAAASDVVAFDGESLVVVSAEGRAHVPNQASLPYAWVDPSTERLTRVAAADPAGLFDVALREFKTLTAAGLVGLTDAALQLSLEFVKSRETMGVALGVLQGVAFPLADVAIAIAGSRNLAYRAAWFMDHEPDTEPWLQASALVEATKTATVGATTSQHMQGGLGFTVEADASLYFLRAKGWALAAGNPRDDSRRIGELRIGSAA; encoded by the coding sequence ATGGATCCTAACGAACTCAGGCGTATTGACTTCTCGCTCAGCGAGGAGCAAGAGGCCATCCGCGAACTCTTCGCGGACTTCTTCGAGAAACAATCCCCGACGACCACCGTGCGCGCGGCCGAACCCACGGGATTCGATCCGCAGCTCTGGGAGCAGCTGCTCGAGCTCGGCGTCACGCAGATGGGGGTGCCGGAGGAACAGGGCGGGGACGGCGTCGGGATCTCCGAGCTCGTCATCATCGCCGAGGAGTTCGGTCGGGCACTCGCGCCGGTCCCGCTGCTCGAGCACGTCGTCGCGACCCGGCTGCTCGCCGCGGCCGGGGACGACTCGGTCGGCGAGCTGCTCGCCGCGGCCATGGCGGGCGAGCGGATCCTCGGGCTTGCGATCGATCCGCTCACCGGCCGCCAGCTCGTCTCCTCGGCGGCCGCGGCGTCCGACGTCGTCGCCTTCGACGGCGAGTCGCTCGTCGTCGTGAGCGCCGAGGGCCGCGCGCACGTGCCCAACCAGGCGTCGCTGCCCTACGCGTGGGTCGATCCCTCGACCGAGCGCCTGACGCGGGTGGCAGCGGCCGACCCGGCGGGACTGTTCGACGTCGCGCTGCGCGAGTTCAAGACGCTGACCGCGGCCGGGCTCGTCGGGCTCACCGACGCCGCCCTCCAGCTCTCGCTCGAGTTCGTGAAGTCGCGCGAGACGATGGGCGTCGCCCTCGGCGTTCTGCAGGGCGTCGCCTTCCCGCTCGCCGACGTCGCCATCGCCATCGCGGGATCGCGCAATCTCGCCTACCGGGCCGCCTGGTTCATGGACCACGAGCCCGACACCGAGCCCTGGCTGCAGGCTTCGGCCCTCGTCGAGGCCACGAAGACCGCGACCGTCGGAGCGACGACCTCGCAGCACATGCAGGGAGGCCTCGGGTTCACCGTCGAGGCCGACGCCAGCCTCTACTTCCTTCGTGCCAAGGGTTGGGCGCTCGCAGCCGGCAATCCGCGCGACGACAGCCGCCGCATCGGCGAGCTGCGCATCGGCTCGGCTGCGTAG
- a CDS encoding MBL fold metallo-hydrolase, whose protein sequence is MTAAAPSAAGRHQHEAWRERRVPPVERIRPGLWSLPIVIPDSPLRYVIVYAIELPDGVALVDSGWPHDESWRALESGLESTGFAVEDVRYVLITHSHTDHHGLTQRIKERSGAVVAMHAVEREVIREIDAGLPGAAAAGTAWLRDRGASPGQLATMHEQMAHGSTPDFDAVLPDVVIQDGDRPLPGRPDVVALWTPGHTRGHLCFLLENDRILLSGDHVLPRITPHVTRPAFVPLDPALTTYLDSLRRMLELDVDEVLPAHEYRFSDLPSRIGTMLDHHEERFLEILDAVRAGARTTWEVAERISWSRGWEATSGFMRQTALAETYTHLKHLEAEGRVRQASSHPDAWVIDDGARPVEHLRTMRQQLLRG, encoded by the coding sequence ATGACAGCCGCCGCACCGTCAGCCGCAGGTCGGCACCAGCACGAGGCCTGGCGCGAGCGCCGGGTGCCGCCGGTGGAGCGCATCCGCCCGGGGCTCTGGTCGCTCCCCATCGTCATCCCCGACAGCCCGCTGCGCTACGTGATCGTGTACGCCATCGAGCTTCCGGACGGGGTGGCCCTCGTCGACAGCGGGTGGCCGCACGACGAGTCGTGGCGCGCGCTGGAGAGCGGGCTCGAAAGCACCGGCTTCGCCGTCGAGGACGTCCGCTACGTGCTCATCACGCACTCGCACACGGACCACCACGGACTCACGCAGCGCATCAAGGAACGCAGCGGCGCAGTCGTCGCGATGCACGCGGTCGAACGAGAGGTGATCCGCGAGATCGACGCGGGACTGCCCGGCGCTGCGGCAGCCGGCACCGCATGGCTCCGCGACCGCGGGGCGAGCCCCGGACAGCTGGCCACCATGCACGAGCAGATGGCGCACGGCAGCACCCCCGACTTCGACGCCGTGCTGCCCGACGTCGTGATCCAGGACGGCGACCGGCCGCTGCCCGGAAGGCCCGACGTCGTCGCGCTGTGGACGCCCGGCCACACCCGGGGACACCTCTGCTTCCTCCTGGAGAACGACCGGATCCTGCTCTCCGGCGACCACGTGCTGCCCCGCATCACCCCCCACGTGACGCGGCCCGCGTTCGTGCCGCTCGACCCGGCGCTCACGACGTATCTCGACTCGCTCCGGCGCATGCTCGAACTCGACGTCGACGAGGTGCTCCCGGCGCACGAGTACCGCTTCTCCGATCTCCCCTCGCGCATCGGCACCATGCTCGACCATCACGAGGAGCGCTTCCTCGAGATCCTCGACGCCGTGCGGGCCGGCGCCCGCACCACCTGGGAGGTCGCCGAACGCATCTCCTGGTCGCGCGGCTGGGAGGCGACGAGCGGCTTCATGCGCCAGACCGCGCTCGCAGAGACCTACACCCACCTCAAGCATCTCGAAGCCGAGGGACGGGTGAGACAGGCATCGAGCCACCCGGATGCCTGGGTGATCGACGACGGCGCGCGCCCAGTCGAACACCTGAGAACAATGAGACAACAACTACTGAGAGGCTGA